AAGTATTCTGGATATTCCTACGACGATGATTTCAAGTGGAACTATGATGAGTATGATTACAAAAATCATTACGGGGATGATTCCGACATTGGTGAGGAGGACATTGCAAAAGCCTTTGACACATTTGGGTTATCTCGCGAATCAACCAAGCAGCAGATTAAAACAAAGTACCGCGAGCTTACACTAAAGTTTCACCCTGACAAAAACAAATCAAAAGACACCACTGTAAAGATGACAGAAATCAACAGGGCATACGAGATAATCATGGGGGCTGTTGTGCAGTAAGTGAAATGATTCAAAACTATGACTCTAGCTGTGTTTACGAGATTTATGAAATTCAAAATACTGGCAAAAAATACAAGATAGGTGAAATTGAAAATAATGTTTTTTATGATCTTAACAAGAAAGGAAAACGACTGGAACAGGGATATCATTTTAGAAATGATCAATCTTTTTGGAGCCAGTTCAAAAATATATCAATCAAAAAAATCTCACGTCCGCTTGGAGGATACGAGCCAGTTGTATGGGGAGTCTATTGGACGCTGTCCATACTTGTTACAATATTTTTTGTTGTTGCAGACGGGGACATTGAGGATCAAATATTTTGGATTGTAACGTCTGCAATTCATTTAGGGATCACCATAAAGTTTCGATACAATACAATTGTGGTGTACTGGATGGCAGCAATCTGCATTGTTATTTTGATAATCTTGTGGTCCTCAGGTGGGAAAAAGAAATTTTAATTTATTTGATATGTCTCCATACCATTTGATATGAAATGTCGCAGATGCAGCAAGGCATTGGAAAAAAACCATCCGTGGCAGGAATGCTATGATTGTATCAGGACTGTATACCCTGAGACATGATCAAAATTAACAAAATAAACGACATTATGTTTGTAAACGCTGCAGTTACAGACTTTGCAGATTCACTGGGATACTGCGAGTACAAGATTCCACTGTCCATACAGGGAGTAAAGCCAAAGCCATCTCAGGCATTAATCCAGGGAACAAAGGCTCATCATGAAAAAGAACAGTATGAAGCAGAACATGTTGAACTGGAACCTGTCACCATTACTGAAATCAAAGACGAGAAAAAAGACATTGAATTTGCACGCGAAAACATCTACTCTACACTAACCGTTCCATTTGAGTTTCCAACTGAAAATGTCGTGGTGTCACTGTCTGGTAGAATTGACAAAATTATGCGAGTTGATGGGACGCTAATTGTACAAGACGACAAGTTTGTTGCAAGACCACAAACATATGATTCCAAAACACAGCCGTATCCCGGACAGCTGCTGCAGGTACTGACATATCTTAACTCTAACTTTTCCTCAAAGAGAAAGGCAAGTCCTGATGACTATTTTGATATGCCACATACGCAAAAGCAGTGGGAGTTACGAATCTGTGACAGAAAAACAAAGGAACCGCACAAAACATTCTCAGAAGTCCAGGACTCGTTTTCACTTCATTACCTGCACACTTCCCTTGAGACGTTTGCAAGCATTGCAGTAAATATTTCAGAGCCAGAACACCACAACAACAAAAGAAAGTGCGATGCATGCAATTTGAAAAGCGTTTGTGGATTTAGAATTTAATTTGATAAATTAACAACAAAATAATTTATTTTTTTTTAATATTTTTTTATTAAAATTTGATTCAGGAAAAAGTGCTATTATTATTACAAAAAATACAGTCGTGCTTGCAATTGAATCAAATATGATTCCGTCATTCATCTCATAAGCAAGAAAAGGAAAAACCAGAGTAAGCAACATACAAAACAACAATCCAAAGAGTCTCAGCATTCTATGATGACCTCCACTGATGTCCGCAGTCATTGCATAATTTGTCGGGAGGGTTGTCACCAGGAATACAGCATCCGCCAAAAATTACTTTCTCACCTCTTTTACGACGATGCTCCATGGCAAAAGGATCCGGCATTCCCCATATGATCACAGAGGGGTCAGTGCCGCCGCATCGGGGGCAATGTCCAATCATGTATTCGTCGTCCAGCTTTCTGTTCAGGTTGCTATCCAGTTTCTTGCGGTCCAGTCCCCAGTTACCACACCCGTTGCACTGCAAAGCGGCATTCTTGTGATGAGGAAGGCGCAAAACAACTTCCCCTTTTCTGATTTGCTCTTCTCGCTGAAACAAAGAATAAGAGTCATCAGATGCAATCTCAGATTTAATTTCAGCCAAGTCAGTGCCGCCGCACTGTCTGCATTTGACATGCTTCCAATCATAGATTGCAGCAAGTGAGTTGTCGGACATGTGAAAGTCCAGTTTTCTTTTTTTTAGTTTATTTCGAATAATTTTATAGATGCAAAAGCCGCCAATAGGGGGGAATTTCAATACAATAATGAAAAGAATACCACTGGCAAGTCCGGTATCGCCAGCTAAAAACGCAACAAACGAAATTGAAAGCAGCAAAAGAAAAAATCCCAAAAATGTTTTTGCAAGAGAGTTTTGAAGTTTGATTTCATGAAGCTGTTCTGCGGCTTTTTGCTGTCTCCTAAACTCATTGTATTCCTCACTTTCCAATCCGCGGTCTGGCCATGTGGATTTTCCGTCACGAAAAAACTTCATCTAGTATCGCCATCCCAAAATATTTCTAGTACTCTTAGAATTTGGATCAAAGATTCCCAAGCCGCGTTTTTTGTTTAATCTACGCTGTTGAAGAGCCAGTCCCACAACAATGCCAAATCCAACTACTGCAAGAACTCCCAAGGGTTTGATGACAACACCCAGCATCACCAGCATTAGGCCTAAAATTAAAACTGCTGCAGGCAGTCTGTTGTTTTTCCAGTTAGATACGGTATCTCGAAATTCTTTGCGATAAGTAATTTCACGAGTCATTTGAACTTCTCCTTTGTATTATCATCGTAAAATCCCCCGTTCCAATTACCTGCAGAATCAGAGATGGCAGAGTTATCCCCTGTTGCAGCAGCGTTGTCTACAAAAGTCTCAGATTTTTGGCCAGCACGTGGACGATATTTTATTCTGGGTTTTCTTAACCTGTCTCCAAAAATTTTGTATGCAATCAATGCAAAAATTCCAAGCAGAGCAATCGTACCAACGTCAGATAGGTTTGCAGTAGAACTAGTAGCTGCAGGTACTGGCGTTGGGGTATGTATGATTGTAGTTGTATGTGTAGTTGCAGGCGAAGGTGCAGTTGCAGGTGAAGGTGCAGTTGCAGGTACAACATTGGACACAGTGTTTTGTGGAGCTAAAATGCAATTGCCACTTGAATCTTTGATGTATTTTGTTGGTTTGAGGTATGAGCAAGGCTCATCAGGACCTCTTGCATCGGCACTTTGTGTCAGTCCAACAAATGCCAAAGAAAAAACAAGAAAGACAAGAAAATATTTCATTGTTGTCTTCCCCTTTGTTTTCTTTTTCTCTTTCTTTTCTTGTCAGATTCTGCGGGAGCAGATGATTCTGCCATTTTTTTAGTTACAGTTACCAAACCTTTCATCATTGCAGAAAGAACTTGTTTTGCAGTTTCCTTTCTTGCCAAATTTTTTTGTAGTTTGTTATCGATAAAATATTTCAATGACTCAAAGAGTTCAAACCCGTCAACTGATGGCGGATGGTCTTCAGTTTGCAGTTTTGCATTCCAAATTTTTGTGATAAACTTATTTTTTTGAAATTGTGAAAATATCAGACTCATCTCAGAGTCAGATATCGGCTCAGGATAGGCCATATTCACGCCTAGTTTGTCCTCAAATCCATGCAGTTTGTTCCATGCAATGAGTGCCTTTATCCCAGTCTCAGTGACGCTGTAGGACTTTTTGTTCTCATCAACGTCATAGTAATTTTTTATGTAGTCCAGGTTTTCTAAGATCAACAAATTTTTTTGATGATCAATCATTGTTTTTCCACCATTGTGTGATTACTTCGTACGCATAGTTGATTCTGACCATCATTGCAGTAGCAGTTGGCGACTTGTTTTTGTCTGGGTGATACTTTAGTGCAAATTCTCGAAAGGTGGATTTGATTTGCTCTAGTGTTGCGTTGTGGTCTAGTCCAAAAACAGCATATGCCTCAATGACTTGTTCATCATCAATTGTTCTGAATTGTTGTTTGCTGTCTTTTTCATATTCTTCTTGTTGGTTTTGTTTCTCGTGTGATTGGTGATCATCTTGTGCGTTGTGTTCATAATTGTATGACTGTTGAGTGCAGCTGTGTCTTACACCGGGTGAATCAAATCGGATCTTTGTCTTCTTTTCACCATTATGATACACATGGGAGTTGTGAAACTGTATAGGTTGTCCACATCCAAAACATGTTTTTTGTTTTGACCATCCTTCATTTGGACATTCATGAACTTTTCCTGTTTTTGCGTCAAGTGGTTTGTGGGATTGACCGTCTGATGACATTTCATCATCAGAGAATCCAATGTAGGTGCCACACTTGTATTGGCAAAACTGCAAGCCAAACAGAGTTTCAAATGTGGCACTCATTGTGAGTCCTCCAAAATTGGGTATGGACAACCTTGGCCACATACGCATTTACCAGTTTGTGACAAACCGTCCATGCAATTTTTAACAAATTTTAGCACGTGGCTGTCGTTGGATGTTTTTCCGTATTCACACTTGCAATTTTCTACACAGGTCGCATCATGTCCAGATAATGCTTTTTTGATGATATGGTCATCACCCATTAGGTTAGAGTATGTTTCTCTCACACTTACTTTTGCTATCCTACTGTTATGTGAAAAATAGTAGATAATACGAAAATAATTTGTACTATTTACTTGTGAGATAGTTATTTTTTGACTTTTGAAGTCCCAGAGGCGTGATTACCAACAAAATTCCTTTACCTTTTTCTTCAACATCAAGAGGCAAATCACAGAAAAAAGTCTCAGAGTCAAATCCCATTCTTTTAAGATATTTGACTCTAGGTTTCTTCATAGTATTATCCATAACAGAGTCATCAGGTAGTTTTTCTCCAGTTTTTGGATGTACATAGTGTTGTATTTTTCTTTTGGTAATGTATTTGGATTTTTCAAGGGATTTTACAATACCATTTAATGTAGTGGCTCCATTTTTTAGTCCTTTTCTTTTTTTGTCAAATCCTAATTCTACCAACAATTCATGATTTGTTATTGCATGTTTAATTGTCGGCGAATCCATTCCACGAGGAGTATTGTGAATCAAGTGATCAGATTTTGCAATTATTTGTAATGCTTCAAGTTGATTATTATTTAATCGAGATTCAAATTTAGATGGAACCGGAACATCCAAAGTACATTTTATGTTGGGATTATTTTCTTTATCTTCTTTCACATATTGAGCTCTGATTTGAAATTCCATTGCAGCATTCATGGAAGCTGCAGCCATGGCATTTGTACCTCCTGTAATATTTATTACAAAATTTTGTCGAGGTATTGGGTTTTCAGATTCCTCTGATGCAATAACATCATTTACTGCATCCATTAACGGTTCAAGTGTGAATGCATCATCAATGGTTTTATATTTTATTTTAATTCGGGAATATGATTTTTTTAGTTCCTTACCTAATGTTTTTGCAATTTTTGGCAAATCATTTTTTATTGTTTTATCTGGATTAAGACTAGGTTTTTTACTATGAATAATCCATAACGTGAATGCATTACGGGATTCTTCTTGAAGCCATGTTTTGACATGACCTGTATTGACGCCAATAGGAGCAATAAAAATATCCATTTTGTACAACATTATTTCGTATAATCCATTTTTAAGCATATCTTAAAAATATAGAAAAAAATACTGTGAGGAAAAATTTTCTTAAAAAAAAGATTTTGTGTAATCTGTGCAACATGGAAATAATTGACGATGATTTGTGCCTAGAACGAATGAAAAGACACACAGATTTTCACAAATTAGCATTAATACAAAAACGAAATACCGCACACGGGATTCCAAAATATTTGGTAATAGAGGATTTTCAAACTAGGAGTTAAAATGAAATTATTAAAAAATAGCAATTTTCTGTGGCAACTAGATACATTTGGAAATAAATTTTGGAATACATTACCATATGAGATAAAATTAAATTTTTTTATAATGTATGAAAGATGGAAGAATCCACAAATAACAAATAGAAATGCAAAAGATAAATCAAAAATTAGCTGTATGTTTGCATTTACCGAGTTTGATAGTTCAGAACAATTTCAGATTAGAATGTTTTGCAAAAAATTAAACATGATGAAATAAAAAAATTATTGAAAATTATTTTAGATTAATAATAATCCCAATCATCCCTATCTTCTTCAGGGGTATTATACTTAAAAACATCTGTAGATTCATTATTTGCAGTGTCACGTTCCTCTTGCGTGTATTGTTCAGCAAGTACATCATTTTTAGCATCGTGCATATATATATTCAAAGCAGAATTTAATTCTTCTAATCCATCTTGACCTAATTTAGATTTTATAATATTTTGAATTTTATTTTTAACTATAGTATTAACCATAAGGGTTAGACAAAGTGAAAAATAACTAAAATCAGAAGTATTTTTAATTAAACGATCTAGGCACCGTCCATCAAAATCTTCTTCCATAAGGGTGTCACATATTGTAGGAGATTCTTTTGAAATAATTAATATTTTAATTTGGTCGTCAGATAAATAATCCATACAATTTGTATGACTATACATACTAAAAAAATTTTTAAAATACCAGTTCTGAAATTATATTTATAAAGAATAAGTCAAATAGAATTTATGAAAATTTGTAGTACTTGTCATGGAATGCGATTGGAAGTTTTCAAGGACCATTTCCTCTGCCCAGTATGTAAAAATGACGAATTAGTTAGTTATGTAAATGAAAATTATGTAAAGCAAAATGCAATCCCACAAAGATATAATTCATTATTAGAAAATATGAAAAACATACAATTTTTAGAAGAATTAGATAATAAAGTAATTGATGAAAAAATATCCCAAATTGGAATTACCCTACTTGAAATCAAAGCAAGTTATTTGGCAGAATCTATGGTTGAGTATGCAAAATGGATACAAAATAAAAATAATGAAAAAAAGGTATCTCAAAAAAATTTAGAAATTTCTTTGAAAGAAAAGGAAATAGAGAATCAAAAAATAATTTCTGCAAAAAATAAAAAAATTGAGGAAATTGAAAAAGAAAAAGTAGAAAATGAAGCAATGTTATCTTTTGCTACATTTAAAGAAAAAAATTCTATTGATAACTTCAAATATTTTGCTGAATTGCTAAAAATAATTGAAAAAGAAAAAAATATCAGTACAGAGGAAATCCTGAAACAGTTAGAAGAAAAAAAGGAAGAACATCCAGGTTTTTCAAATTTACAAGCTCTGTATTATGTAGCAGTAGACAACAGAATTTATTTTATTAAAAAATGGGTTCGACTTCCAAGTAAATTTGAAAATAAGTGTATTGAATGTGGTGAAAAAATATTTGTAGGAGAAGATGTTTTTTGGAATCCCGCCACATCAAAAGTAAAACACTTTGATTGTAAAACATTAATTGAACAAAAAAAGAAAATTTCAAAATTAAGTGAATCTGCAAATAATTATTTTGTTAGAGGGGAAATGGATGAAGGAATAAAAATAATGAATCAAATTAAAAAAATAAAATTTTTACTAATTTTTGAAAATTCAGAGTTATCTAAAATACTAGAACCTATTTTACAAAATGATGCAGATTTTCTGAGATTTTTAAAGTCATTTGAGGAGTCAGAATGGATGAATAGTGCAAAAAATGTTGAATTTGAGGATTTTTTGAAGACATATCAGACAAAATTTGTTGAAAAATGTAAAGATGAAATTAAAGAAGACATCACCATGGCGTTTGAACACATATGTGAATTTCAGCCAGAGAAAAAAGGAATTTTTGATAACTTAGTTCGTGATGATTATTTGAAATATACTAAAAATCTAACTTACCTTCTTTATTCTCCTGAGGTGAATTCTGAAGTGTTTAAGAAAATCATTAGAAGATGTGGAAAACGTGGACTTTTTGTTGATCCATACATGAATTCTCGTACTATCAATTACTTTATCCAGCATTTTCCCGAAGATTCTGAAATGACTGAATTGCATCTACTTACAAGCATTGATGCATTTAAGAATAAAAAATATTGTAAATGGATGAAAGATTCCATTGAAGAATTTAAAGAATTTTTAAAAAGTAAAGGAATCAAACTAGAAGTCAAAATAATTCGTGGAAAAAAAATATTGGAAGATCATGACAGATATTTTTATGGAGATAACACATATCTAGAGATACCACAAGGAATGGATAGGTTTTTTTTAATAGCTGAAAATGCAAAAGTAGTTGAAATAGATCCTAAATTTCGACAAAAACATAGAAAGATGAGTGAAAAGAGATATCTCAGTGAATCATGTATTGACTTTTTAGAAAACTATGAAGAAATAGAGAGAGAACTCAAAGAAGAAAAAATGTATGATGCGAAGTGTACAAAGTGTGGAACTGATTGCAAAGTATCATTCCAACCAAAAGAAGGCAGACATGTATATTGCAGAGACTGCTTCCCAAAATACAAATAATAACCACAATAAGGAATTATTTTAAATTTACAAATATTTTAAATTAAACTAAAAATTTGAATATGATTTTTTGAAATTTAATTCATAAATTGTACAAATTATTTTTGTATTGTTCAAAATTATTCAGATAACAGTATAATATCATAATAAAATGTGATACAAAGTAGCAATCTAAATCAAAAATATGATCAATTCCATTATGAAGGTTATAAAAAAATCACATTAAGGAGAAGAGTGTAATGCAATACGTGAAAAATCAGGTAAAAGAAACAGGTACTGCATGTATTGAATGTGGTAAAAAATCCATAGTGGAAGATTTTGACACTAAGGAAAAATCATGTAGTGGTTGTGGTATAGTAGTAGATGAACCAAATATTGATTATGCTACAGATGAAACTAAAAAAGAGGGTTCAGGTGGCAGGACAGGCCCTCAAGAGGATCCAATGATGCAAATGGGAACAATAATATCACAAACTGGCAAGGATGCATTCGGCAAACAAGTAAAGGCAACTTATGTTGAAAATGGAAAAAGCAATAATTATCTGTACGGCATCATTACTCAAGATAAACGTAGTAAATCAAAGGGCATAAAAACAATAATTAAAGCAAATAACGAAATAATTAGACTCTGCAATGAATTAAAAATTAATGAAGAAATTAAACAACGTGGAGCAGAAATATTCAGAGATGTCAAAAAAGAGAAAATGACTGCGGGAAGAGACGCCCTTGTTCTTTCAGCAGCTTGTCTATATCTGGCATGTAGGGAATCAGGTCAAAGCAAAACCATAAAAGATTTCATGAGACATTGTAATTGCAAAACAACAATATTCATTCGGTACTTTAGAACCATACAAAAAACTTTTGAGATTCAGACTGAAATCATGTCTCCAAAAAAATTCATATCACGAATAGCATCTAGGACTGAACCTCCAATTAATGCAATTATTGAAAAACATGCATGCGATATTGTGGATCAATTAAGTGATCAAGCAGGAAAGGATCCAATAGGTCTTGCAGCAGCTGCATTATGTTATGTTTGTAGATTAAAAAATTACAAACATACTTTGAGAAATATTGCAATTGCTGCAAGTGTAAATGAGGTAACAGTAAGAAATAGGATAAAAGACATAGAAAAATATCACAATAAAAAATGAAAGAGAAATTTATCTTTTGTAAGAAAAAATACCATAATTAATTAGCCAAAAGTGGACAAGATTCAAAGATAACTGAAAACTTTAACTACAAAGTTAGGAAAAAATTAAGGTAGGAAATATGCATTATCCGAAAGAACCCAACAATTTCGATGAGGAAGCCGATAGATTAGAAGAAATCACGACTAAATTAAATTCAGGTTCAGATATAGAAATACAATTAAAAAATTATTTACTATATAGGATGATTTCCTTTTTTGAATTTAAAGTAGTTGACTCAATTAGAGCAGCAATTGATATGGACAATAAAGGCGGCATCACTTATGGGAAGAAACTTCTTGAAAATGATACTCAAATTCAAAATAAAATTAATGATTTTACTGTGTTAATTCTTCAACAAATAATTTATGAGAAAAAAATTAATTTTAAATTAAATCCACATGCAGATTTTATGAACTTTTTAAACAAAATAATAGAAATTGAGGATTTAGATTTAAAAGAATATTTTCAAAATAATTATCAGGAAGATTGGTTAACTTTCTTTAATGAAATTAAAAAAAATAGAAATAAACTAACACATGACTTTCAAGATACACAGTATTCGACAAAAGAATTAGAATTAATTAAAAAATTAGTACTGATATTTTGCTATTCTTATCCCATAATTCTAAATATTGTTCGAATTGTCGTTGGTTTTTCAAGTCAAAATGCAACTATGGAGAAAGTGATGTGTAATGAATTGATTGGTAATGAATTAAATGAATTAAAAAATTTGAAAATTTTGAATGCCAAAATTGTTGATGAAAATAGTTTTTTGAAGTCATTTTATTCCATATTTGATATTGACAAATATAATAAAATTAGAGCATTAGAAAAAAAAGTGGATGAAGAGAATTTTAAAACTAACAAAGAAACAGGAACCGTAAAATGGTTTGACCGTACTAAGGGCTTTGGTTTTATCGAAAGAGAAGGTGGCGACGATATGTTCGTACACAAATCTGACGTTGATGGATTCATTACCGACGGCGATAAAATTGTGTTTGTAGTGGGTGAAGGACCCAAAGGCCCCGCAGCAAAAAGGGTCAAAAAATCAACATAATACACAATTATAGGATATGAGATAAGTCAGTATGCGTGATATTTCGTTTGAACGTCGTGATTTTACAGATTTGCAAAAAAGTATCGATAATGAATCTAAAGAAGAATTAAAAAAAGCATTAGAAAATGAAAAAGATTCGCAAATAAAAGAATTTTTTGAGAAAATTGAGTCTAGTGATGAACCGCACAAAATTATTGAATGGTGTTCACAAATTATTTTTATAGATCCACAGCAGTTTATTGCACATATACAACGTGCAAAAGCATATCATGAACTAAAACTGAATGATCAAGCAGAAAGATGTTTTAAAGATGGAATAAAAAACGCAGAGAGTAAATCCATCAAACCAATTCATGAGTTCATACGTTTTTTGATTCATGAGAAAAGATATCAGGACATATTGCATTATTGTGAAAAAATTCTAGAGATCGATAAAATAGATAGAATATCTTTGGGAACTAAATCTAGGGTACTAATACATCTTAGAGAATATCAAAAATCGTTAGAGTGTATTGAAAAGATACTGTCAAATAATTTGAATGATGTTGATGCTTGGGCTACAAAAGCTGATGCACTACGCAATATTGGAGAATATCAAAAATCGTTAGAGTGTTTCGACAAGGCACTGACAATAGATAAAAATAATTCAACTCATAAGACTGAAAATTTATCTGTGAGTACAAGAAAATTTGTTTTAATTACTAAAGGAAATGTTTTACAAGAACTTGGAGAATATCAAAAATCGTTAGAGTGTAATCAAGAAGTACTATTACTGGATGGGAATGATGTGACGGCTTTAAACAATATAGGTTGCGCGCTAGAATCACTTGGAATTAAAACAGTTGCAAAAAAATATTTTGAAAAAGTTCTTAAGATTGATGAGAACGATGTGATTGCTTTAACGAATTTAGGTACAGTAGAAAGTTGCAAAAAGGCACTATTACTGGATGAGACTAATTATCAGGCTCTAATTAACATAAGTTCAGCATTAGTTCGTAGTGGAAAATATTCTCTAGCACTAGAGTTTATTGAAAAAGGATTAAAAATAAATCCAGATGATCACATAGCATTAGAAATAAAAGTAGAAATTTTAAATGAATTACAAAAAGAAATTAAAATCAATCAATTTAAAAATAAACAGAACAATGTTGAAAAACCAAAATGGTCAAATGATCCTGCAACTGATGCACAAAAACAATACATTAAAAATTTAGGTGGAAATGAGAATGCCCCAAAAACAAAAGGAGAAGCATCTGAAATGATAACCAAATTAAAAGAAGGGAAAATTAAATCAAATTAAAAATATTCAAGTAGTGTAAATGATATGAAATAATATGGACATCTCATTTAAACCTCGACCATTTCTAAATTTTAGTCTTTTAAAAATAGAAGGTGAAAAAATTATAATACAAGAAGATTCACAGGGGTCTGCAGAACCAGTTGCAGAACCAGTTGCAGAACCAGTTGCAGAACCAGTTGCAGAACCAAAGAAAAAATCAACATACATGGATGAAATGAAAAAAAAATATCGTAATGCGTATAAAAAATGGACAGAAAGTGAAGAATACAATTTAGAGGATATGTGGATGAATCCACAGGATTATG
This window of the Candidatus Nitrosomarinus catalina genome carries:
- a CDS encoding PD-(D/E)XK nuclease family protein, with product MIKINKINDIMFVNAAVTDFADSLGYCEYKIPLSIQGVKPKPSQALIQGTKAHHEKEQYEAEHVELEPVTITEIKDEKKDIEFARENIYSTLTVPFEFPTENVVVSLSGRIDKIMRVDGTLIVQDDKFVARPQTYDSKTQPYPGQLLQVLTYLNSNFSSKRKASPDDYFDMPHTQKQWELRICDRKTKEPHKTFSEVQDSFSLHYLHTSLETFASIAVNISEPEHHNNKRKCDACNLKSVCGFRI
- a CDS encoding DUF3040 domain-containing protein, with translation MTREITYRKEFRDTVSNWKNNRLPAAVLILGLMLVMLGVVIKPLGVLAVVGFGIVVGLALQQRRLNKKRGLGIFDPNSKSTRNILGWRY
- a CDS encoding J domain-containing protein, which codes for MSATFETLFGLQFCQYKCGTYIGFSDDEMSSDGQSHKPLDAKTGKVHECPNEGWSKQKTCFGCGQPIQFHNSHVYHNGEKKTKIRFDSPGVRHSCTQQSYNYEHNAQDDHQSHEKQNQQEEYEKDSKQQFRTIDDEQVIEAYAVFGLDHNATLEQIKSTFREFALKYHPDKNKSPTATAMMVRINYAYEVITQWWKNND
- a CDS encoding DUF6293 family protein — protein: MDIFIAPIGVNTGHVKTWLQEESRNAFTLWIIHSKKPSLNPDKTIKNDLPKIAKTLGKELKKSYSRIKIKYKTIDDAFTLEPLMDAVNDVIASEESENPIPRQNFVINITGGTNAMAAASMNAAMEFQIRAQYVKEDKENNPNIKCTLDVPVPSKFESRLNNNQLEALQIIAKSDHLIHNTPRGMDSPTIKHAITNHELLVELGFDKKRKGLKNGATTLNGIVKSLEKSKYITKRKIQHYVHPKTGEKLPDDSVMDNTMKKPRVKYLKRMGFDSETFFCDLPLDVEEKGKGILLVITPLGLQKSKNNYLTSK
- a CDS encoding CxxC-x17-CxxC domain-containing protein, with amino-acid sequence MKICSTCHGMRLEVFKDHFLCPVCKNDELVSYVNENYVKQNAIPQRYNSLLENMKNIQFLEELDNKVIDEKISQIGITLLEIKASYLAESMVEYAKWIQNKNNEKKVSQKNLEISLKEKEIENQKIISAKNKKIEEIEKEKVENEAMLSFATFKEKNSIDNFKYFAELLKIIEKEKNISTEEILKQLEEKKEEHPGFSNLQALYYVAVDNRIYFIKKWVRLPSKFENKCIECGEKIFVGEDVFWNPATSKVKHFDCKTLIEQKKKISKLSESANNYFVRGEMDEGIKIMNQIKKIKFLLIFENSELSKILEPILQNDADFLRFLKSFEESEWMNSAKNVEFEDFLKTYQTKFVEKCKDEIKEDITMAFEHICEFQPEKKGIFDNLVRDDYLKYTKNLTYLLYSPEVNSEVFKKIIRRCGKRGLFVDPYMNSRTINYFIQHFPEDSEMTELHLLTSIDAFKNKKYCKWMKDSIEEFKEFLKSKGIKLEVKIIRGKKILEDHDRYFYGDNTYLEIPQGMDRFFLIAENAKVVEIDPKFRQKHRKMSEKRYLSESCIDFLENYEEIERELKEEKMYDAKCTKCGTDCKVSFQPKEGRHVYCRDCFPKYK
- a CDS encoding transcription initiation factor IIB; the encoded protein is MQYVKNQVKETGTACIECGKKSIVEDFDTKEKSCSGCGIVVDEPNIDYATDETKKEGSGGRTGPQEDPMMQMGTIISQTGKDAFGKQVKATYVENGKSNNYLYGIITQDKRSKSKGIKTIIKANNEIIRLCNELKINEEIKQRGAEIFRDVKKEKMTAGRDALVLSAACLYLACRESGQSKTIKDFMRHCNCKTTIFIRYFRTIQKTFEIQTEIMSPKKFISRIASRTEPPINAIIEKHACDIVDQLSDQAGKDPIGLAAAALCYVCRLKNYKHTLRNIAIAASVNEVTVRNRIKDIEKYHNKK
- a CDS encoding cold shock domain-containing protein, with the protein product MDEENFKTNKETGTVKWFDRTKGFGFIEREGGDDMFVHKSDVDGFITDGDKIVFVVGEGPKGPAAKRVKKST
- a CDS encoding tetratricopeptide repeat protein, whose protein sequence is MRDISFERRDFTDLQKSIDNESKEELKKALENEKDSQIKEFFEKIESSDEPHKIIEWCSQIIFIDPQQFIAHIQRAKAYHELKLNDQAERCFKDGIKNAESKSIKPIHEFIRFLIHEKRYQDILHYCEKILEIDKIDRISLGTKSRVLIHLREYQKSLECIEKILSNNLNDVDAWATKADALRNIGEYQKSLECFDKALTIDKNNSTHKTENLSVSTRKFVLITKGNVLQELGEYQKSLECNQEVLLLDGNDVTALNNIGCALESLGIKTVAKKYFEKVLKIDENDVIALTNLGTVESCKKALLLDETNYQALINISSALVRSGKYSLALEFIEKGLKINPDDHIALEIKVEILNELQKEIKINQFKNKQNNVEKPKWSNDPATDAQKQYIKNLGGNENAPKTKGEASEMITKLKEGKIKSN